One Mycolicibacterium crocinum DNA window includes the following coding sequences:
- a CDS encoding 3-methyladenine DNA glycosylase, with translation MPHVMAEEDWIARAASHQQRVECFTDPHRDRARRGEAHPVWDFLFTYYSLRPRQLRVWHPGYDTALAGPAGAEYLDRAGYEATPDGVTVSADFLRTRLSTVAFVADLLRATEARAPQFGCFGMHEWAMVYRTDAVRHGAVPLRLGGAGTDAVVESMPLRCTHFDAYRFFTAAAAPRNRGIPTRAAQRDWEQPGCLHANMDLYKWCFKLGPLVASELLVDCLDLAAEAREVDMRASPYDLTDLGFEPITVEEPAGRAEYVRCQGVIAERAAPLRARLLGWCDRLLSADVAYDTVSEGFLPAGKMN, from the coding sequence ATGCCGCACGTAATGGCCGAAGAGGACTGGATCGCACGCGCCGCGTCGCATCAGCAGCGCGTCGAGTGCTTCACCGATCCGCATCGCGACCGCGCCCGGCGTGGTGAAGCCCATCCGGTGTGGGATTTCCTGTTCACCTACTACAGCCTTCGGCCGCGCCAGCTGCGGGTGTGGCACCCCGGCTACGACACCGCGCTGGCCGGGCCGGCCGGCGCGGAATACCTCGACCGCGCCGGCTACGAAGCAACGCCCGACGGCGTGACCGTCAGCGCGGACTTCCTGCGGACGCGACTGTCCACGGTCGCTTTCGTGGCCGATCTGCTACGGGCCACCGAGGCACGCGCACCGCAGTTCGGCTGCTTCGGCATGCACGAGTGGGCGATGGTCTACCGCACCGACGCCGTTCGCCACGGCGCGGTTCCGCTGCGACTCGGCGGCGCAGGCACCGACGCGGTGGTCGAGTCGATGCCGTTGCGGTGCACGCACTTCGACGCCTATCGGTTCTTCACCGCCGCAGCCGCTCCGCGCAACCGCGGGATACCGACCCGCGCCGCCCAGCGCGACTGGGAGCAGCCGGGCTGTCTGCACGCGAACATGGATCTGTACAAGTGGTGCTTCAAGCTCGGCCCGCTGGTCGCGTCCGAGTTACTGGTGGACTGCCTGGACCTGGCCGCCGAGGCCCGAGAGGTCGACATGCGGGCCAGTCCCTATGACCTGACGGACCTCGGGTTTGAGCCCATCACCGTTGAGGAACCCGCCGGGCGGGCGGAATACGTGCGGTGCCAGGGAGTTATAGCCGAGCGCGCAGCTCCGTTGCGTGCTCGGCTGCTGGGGTGGTGTGACCGGTTGTTGAGCGCGGACGTGGCCTACGACACTGTGTCGGAGGGGTTCCTACCTGCGGGTAAGATGAATTGA